A region of Streptomyces cinnamoneus DNA encodes the following proteins:
- a CDS encoding zinc-dependent alcohol dehydrogenase, whose amino-acid sequence MRALTWHGRRDVRVETVPDPKLELPTDVIVRVTSTGVCGSDLHLYELLGPYLDPGDVLGHEPMGIVEEVGPEVTSLVPGDRVVVPFNVSCGTCFMCGQGLHSQCETTQVRERGKGAALFGYSKLYGQVPGGQAQFLRVPFGDTLPVKVPHGPPDERFVYLSDVLPTAWQAVEYAAVPAGGSLTVLGLGPIGDMAARVALHRGAGQVIGVDLVPERLERARARGVTTLDLREHGKDLVAAVRELTGGRGTDAVVDAVGMEAHGAPLAQAAHQFVGLLPDALAQKLMDHAGVDRMAALYTAIEAVRRGGTVSLAGVYGGMADPLPMMTLFDKQIQLRMGQANVRRWVDDILPLLDDADPLGVQGFATHILPLEEGPKAYKAFQAKEDGMIKTLLTP is encoded by the coding sequence GTGCGAGCCCTGACCTGGCACGGAAGGCGGGACGTCCGCGTGGAGACCGTGCCCGACCCGAAGCTGGAGCTGCCCACGGACGTGATCGTCCGCGTCACGTCCACCGGCGTCTGCGGCTCGGACCTCCACCTCTACGAGCTGCTCGGCCCCTACCTCGACCCCGGTGACGTCCTCGGTCACGAACCGATGGGGATCGTCGAGGAGGTGGGCCCGGAGGTGACCTCCCTCGTCCCCGGCGACCGGGTCGTCGTGCCGTTCAACGTCTCCTGCGGCACCTGCTTCATGTGCGGCCAGGGTCTGCACTCGCAGTGCGAGACCACGCAGGTCCGCGAGCGCGGCAAGGGCGCCGCGCTGTTCGGGTACAGCAAGCTCTACGGGCAGGTGCCCGGCGGCCAGGCCCAGTTCCTGCGGGTGCCCTTCGGGGACACCCTCCCGGTCAAGGTGCCCCACGGGCCGCCCGACGAGCGGTTCGTCTACCTCTCGGACGTCCTGCCGACCGCCTGGCAGGCCGTCGAGTACGCCGCGGTACCGGCGGGCGGCAGCCTGACCGTCCTCGGCCTCGGGCCGATCGGCGACATGGCCGCGCGCGTCGCCCTCCACCGCGGGGCCGGGCAGGTCATCGGCGTGGACCTGGTCCCCGAGCGGCTGGAGCGCGCCCGAGCCAGGGGCGTGACCACGCTGGACCTGCGGGAGCACGGCAAGGACCTCGTCGCCGCCGTCCGGGAGCTGACCGGCGGCAGGGGGACGGACGCCGTCGTCGACGCGGTCGGCATGGAGGCGCACGGGGCACCGCTCGCCCAGGCGGCCCACCAGTTCGTCGGACTGCTGCCGGACGCGCTCGCGCAGAAGCTCATGGACCACGCCGGCGTCGACCGCATGGCCGCCCTCTACACCGCGATCGAGGCGGTGCGCCGGGGTGGCACGGTCTCCCTCGCCGGCGTCTACGGCGGCATGGCCGACCCGCTGCCGATGATGACCCTGTTCGACAAGCAGATCCAGCTCCGGATGGGACAGGCCAACGTGCGCCGCTGGGTCGACGACATCCTCCCGCTGCTCGACGACGCCGACCCCCTCGGCGTGCAGGGCTTCGCCACGCACATCCTGCCGCTGGAGGAGGGCCCGAAGGCCTACAAGGCCTTCCAGGCCAAGGAGGACGGCATGATCAAGACCCTACTGACCCCGTGA
- a CDS encoding TIGR03557 family F420-dependent LLM class oxidoreductase, with the protein MTEYGYFLSCEENTPKDLVEQARMAEDAGFTSLWISDHFHPWCEAQGQSPFVWSVIGALARATSLPVQTAVTCPTLRMHPVITAQAAATSAALLGEGRFRLGVGSGEALNEHVLGDRWPPAAVRLEMLEEAVHVMRRLFEGGRVDHRGRHYTVENARLYTLPGEPVPVDVSAFGPAALELAGRIGDGLVAIKPEKQAVDGFRSHGGAGKPVFGGVKVCWGRDREAAIDLAHRRWAVEQLPGELNQVLPTPAHFEQAAQLVPRETVARNVTCGDDVDAHVATLREFADAGFDRVHVSQIGPDQRGFFDFYRAEVLPRLVS; encoded by the coding sequence ATGACCGAGTACGGCTACTTCCTGTCCTGTGAGGAGAACACCCCGAAGGACCTCGTCGAGCAGGCGAGGATGGCGGAGGACGCCGGGTTCACCTCGCTGTGGATCTCCGACCACTTCCATCCGTGGTGCGAGGCGCAGGGCCAGAGCCCGTTCGTGTGGTCGGTGATCGGCGCGTTGGCGCGGGCCACCTCGCTGCCGGTCCAGACGGCTGTGACCTGCCCGACCCTGCGCATGCACCCGGTGATCACGGCGCAGGCCGCCGCGACCAGCGCGGCGCTGCTGGGCGAGGGCCGCTTCCGGCTCGGGGTGGGCAGCGGCGAAGCGCTCAACGAGCACGTCCTCGGCGACCGCTGGCCCCCGGCGGCCGTGCGGCTGGAGATGCTCGAAGAGGCCGTCCACGTGATGCGCCGGCTCTTCGAGGGCGGCCGGGTCGACCACCGGGGCAGGCACTACACCGTCGAGAACGCCCGGCTGTACACGCTGCCCGGCGAACCGGTGCCCGTCGACGTCTCGGCCTTCGGCCCGGCGGCCCTGGAGCTGGCCGGCAGGATCGGCGACGGGCTGGTGGCGATCAAGCCGGAGAAGCAGGCCGTGGACGGCTTCCGCTCCCACGGCGGCGCCGGGAAGCCGGTCTTCGGCGGGGTGAAGGTGTGCTGGGGCCGGGACCGCGAGGCCGCCATCGACCTGGCGCACCGGAGGTGGGCGGTGGAACAGCTGCCGGGCGAACTGAACCAGGTGCTGCCGACGCCGGCCCACTTCGAGCAGGCCGCGCAGCTGGTGCCGCGCGAGACGGTGGCCCGGAACGTGACGTGCGGGGACGACGTGGACGCCCACGTGGCGACCCTGCGGGAGTTCGCCGACGCCGGCTTCGACCGCGTCCACGTGAGCCAGATCGGCCCCGACCAGCGGGGCTTCTTCGACTTCTACCGCGCCGAGGTGCTGCCCCGGCTGGTCTCCTGA
- the ctaD gene encoding cytochrome c oxidase subunit I has product MPQLEHRPRVQPAGSTENRPTALGGRLLTYLTTTDHKTIGNMYLVTAFGFFLLGGLLAMVMRAELARPGLQIVSADQYNQLVTIHGTVMMLLFATPMFAGFANAVMPLQIGAPDVAFPRLNALTYWLFLFGGLIVVSGFLTPGGAASFGWFAYAPLNSAVRTPGAGGDLWAMGLVVAGLSTTLGSVNFIATIVTLRAPGMTMFRMPVFTWNILFTSILALLAFPVLTAALLALEADRKFGAHVFDAANGGAVLWQHLFWFFGHPEVYIVALPFFGVITEIIPVFSRKPVFGYAGMVGATIAITMLSASVWAHHMFATGAVLLPFFSLMSFLIAVPTGVKFFNWIGTMSRGSISFETPMLWAVGFLVTFLLGGLSGVLIASPPLDFQVTDSYFVVAHLHYVLFGTVVFAMFGGFYFWWPKWTGRMLDERLGKVHFATLFAGFQITFLVQHWLGESGMPRRYADYLAADGFTTLNTVSSIGAFLLGLSTLPFLYNVWHTARHAPKVDRDDPWGFGRSLEWATSCPPPRHNFVTLPQVRSDSPAFDLHHPEAAPQPLPAAPGGAEPGPAAGPREEGRS; this is encoded by the coding sequence ATGCCGCAGTTGGAGCACCGGCCCCGCGTCCAGCCGGCCGGGAGCACGGAGAACCGTCCGACGGCCCTGGGCGGCAGGCTCCTGACGTACCTGACCACCACCGATCACAAGACGATCGGCAACATGTACCTGGTGACCGCATTCGGTTTCTTCCTGCTGGGCGGTCTGCTGGCGATGGTCATGCGCGCGGAGCTGGCGCGGCCGGGGCTCCAGATCGTCTCGGCCGACCAGTACAACCAGTTGGTCACCATTCACGGCACCGTCATGATGCTGCTGTTCGCCACCCCGATGTTCGCGGGGTTCGCCAACGCCGTCATGCCCCTGCAGATCGGGGCCCCCGACGTCGCCTTCCCCCGCCTCAACGCCCTGACGTACTGGCTGTTCCTCTTCGGCGGCCTGATCGTGGTCTCGGGCTTCCTCACCCCCGGCGGCGCGGCGTCCTTCGGCTGGTTCGCCTACGCCCCGCTCAACAGCGCGGTCCGCACGCCCGGCGCGGGCGGTGACCTCTGGGCGATGGGACTGGTCGTCGCCGGCCTCAGCACCACGCTGGGGTCGGTGAACTTCATCGCCACCATCGTCACCCTGCGCGCGCCCGGAATGACGATGTTCCGCATGCCGGTCTTCACGTGGAACATCCTCTTCACGTCGATCCTCGCGCTGCTGGCCTTCCCGGTGCTGACCGCCGCACTGCTCGCCCTGGAGGCGGACCGGAAGTTCGGCGCCCACGTCTTCGACGCGGCCAACGGCGGGGCGGTGCTCTGGCAGCACCTGTTCTGGTTCTTCGGCCACCCCGAGGTCTACATCGTCGCGCTGCCCTTCTTCGGCGTGATCACGGAGATCATTCCGGTCTTCAGCCGCAAGCCGGTCTTCGGCTACGCCGGGATGGTGGGCGCGACCATCGCCATCACCATGCTGTCGGCCAGCGTGTGGGCGCACCACATGTTCGCCACCGGCGCGGTGCTGCTGCCGTTCTTCTCCCTGATGTCCTTCCTGATCGCGGTGCCCACAGGGGTGAAGTTCTTCAACTGGATCGGCACCATGTCGCGGGGGAGCATCTCCTTCGAGACCCCCATGCTGTGGGCCGTCGGCTTTCTCGTCACCTTCCTGCTGGGCGGCCTCAGCGGCGTGCTCATCGCCTCGCCCCCGCTGGACTTCCAGGTCACCGACTCGTACTTCGTCGTGGCTCACCTGCACTACGTGCTCTTCGGGACGGTCGTCTTCGCGATGTTCGGCGGCTTCTATTTCTGGTGGCCGAAGTGGACGGGGCGCATGCTGGACGAGCGGCTGGGCAAGGTGCACTTCGCGACGCTGTTCGCCGGTTTCCAGATCACCTTCCTGGTGCAGCACTGGCTGGGCGAGTCGGGCATGCCCCGGCGGTACGCCGACTACCTCGCCGCCGACGGCTTCACCACGCTGAACACCGTCTCCTCCATCGGGGCGTTCCTCCTCGGGCTCTCCACGCTGCCGTTCCTGTACAACGTCTGGCACACCGCGCGCCACGCGCCGAAGGTGGACCGCGACGATCCGTGGGGGTTCGGCCGGTCGCTGGAGTGGGCGACGTCCTGCCCGCCGCCCCGCCACAACTTCGTCACGCTGCCCCAGGTGCGGTCCGACTCCCCCGCCTTCGACCTGCACCACCCGGAGGCGGCACCCCAGCCCCTGCCCGCCGCGCCGGGCGGGGCGGAGCCCGGGCCCGCCGCCGGCCCGCGAGAGGAGGGGCGTTCATGA
- a CDS encoding cytochrome c oxidase subunit 4, translated as MKTEAWLFAGVAGFFLVTDAVYAGLTVEPAGTAALTVSFLMASVISFFCGVNHRRRGPRPEDRKDALVAERAGRLDFFPPHSPYPVLTAAGIALVALGVVYGLWLFLTAAGVLLAGVLGLVFQYVQRAE; from the coding sequence ATGAAAACCGAGGCATGGCTGTTCGCGGGGGTCGCCGGCTTCTTCCTGGTCACCGACGCCGTCTATGCCGGGCTCACGGTGGAGCCGGCCGGCACGGCGGCCCTGACGGTGTCGTTCCTGATGGCCTCGGTCATCTCGTTCTTCTGCGGGGTGAACCACCGTCGCCGCGGGCCGCGCCCGGAGGACCGCAAGGACGCCCTGGTGGCCGAGCGCGCGGGACGGCTGGACTTCTTCCCGCCGCACAGCCCCTACCCCGTGCTCACCGCGGCCGGCATCGCCCTCGTCGCGCTGGGCGTCGTGTACGGCCTGTGGCTGTTCCTGACGGCCGCGGGGGTGCTCCTCGCCGGCGTCCTCGGCCTGGTGTTCCAGTACGTCCAGCGCGCGGAGTGA
- a CDS encoding cytochrome b yields the protein MLFRRRKERTRQRVRAAALAGFTALDRRFPAAALGRQLLRKAFPDHWSYLLGELALYSLVVLVLTGCYLVLFFDPSMVETVYSGAYAPLRGQRMTQAYASTLDISFDVRGGLLIRQVHHWAALVFVAAIGAHMLRIFFTGAFRRPRELNWAVGVTLFLLALLEGFCGYSLPDDLLSGTGLRTANTIVMSIPVVGTYLSFLVWRGSFPGTAVIPRLYVVHVMFVPGVLLALVALHLFLVVYLKHTQWSGRGRTNRNVVGQPMFPQFTMKSTGLALMVSGALVVLGAVAQVNPVWAYGPYRADLVATGSQPDWYVGFLEGALRVMPPWQNAVAGHTLMWNVLLPAVVLPGLLFMILYTYPVFEKWVTGDRTEHHLCDRPRDRPTRTGLGVAAVVCYGLLLLAGGNDVIAYSFRLSVDGLTRVLRALVLLGPVVAFWVTKRLCLALQARDRRRLTEGEEDGQVEQSVYGGFGEGHQALSPEESYRLMVREAPAPLPAPEGPAPRRVRLRTALSSWYYRDRLEMPVTPEQRDQIAGRLAAPAVEPAEPATETEGT from the coding sequence ATGCTGTTCCGGAGACGGAAGGAGCGGACCCGGCAGCGGGTCCGCGCGGCGGCCCTGGCCGGCTTCACGGCGCTGGACCGCCGGTTCCCCGCCGCCGCCCTGGGCAGACAGCTGCTGCGCAAGGCCTTCCCCGACCACTGGTCGTACCTGCTTGGCGAGCTCGCCCTCTACAGCCTCGTCGTGCTCGTCCTCACCGGCTGCTACCTCGTGCTGTTCTTCGACCCCAGCATGGTCGAGACCGTCTACTCCGGGGCGTACGCCCCGCTGCGCGGGCAGCGGATGACGCAGGCGTACGCGTCGACCCTCGACATCAGCTTCGACGTGCGCGGCGGGTTGCTCATCCGGCAGGTGCACCACTGGGCGGCACTGGTGTTCGTCGCGGCCATCGGCGCCCACATGCTGCGGATCTTCTTCACGGGCGCCTTCCGCAGGCCCCGGGAGCTCAACTGGGCCGTGGGGGTGACGCTGTTCCTCCTCGCCCTGCTGGAGGGCTTCTGCGGCTACTCGCTGCCGGACGACCTGCTGTCGGGGACCGGGCTGCGCACGGCGAACACCATCGTGATGTCCATCCCCGTCGTCGGCACCTATCTGAGCTTCCTCGTCTGGCGCGGCTCCTTCCCCGGCACGGCGGTCATCCCGCGGCTGTACGTCGTGCACGTGATGTTCGTCCCCGGCGTGCTGCTCGCCCTCGTGGCCCTGCACCTCTTCCTGGTCGTCTACCTCAAGCACACCCAGTGGAGCGGGCGGGGCAGGACGAACCGCAACGTCGTCGGGCAGCCGATGTTCCCGCAGTTCACCATGAAGTCCACCGGCCTGGCCCTGATGGTCTCCGGCGCGCTCGTGGTGCTCGGCGCCGTGGCGCAGGTCAACCCGGTGTGGGCCTACGGGCCCTACCGCGCCGACCTGGTGGCCACCGGCTCGCAGCCCGACTGGTACGTGGGCTTCCTCGAAGGAGCCCTGCGGGTGATGCCGCCCTGGCAGAACGCCGTCGCCGGGCACACGCTGATGTGGAACGTGCTGCTGCCGGCCGTCGTGCTGCCGGGCCTGCTGTTCATGATCCTTTACACCTACCCGGTCTTCGAGAAGTGGGTGACCGGCGACCGTACGGAACACCACCTGTGCGACCGGCCGCGCGACCGGCCCACCCGCACCGGCCTGGGCGTCGCAGCCGTCGTCTGCTACGGCCTGCTGCTCCTGGCCGGCGGGAACGACGTGATCGCCTACTCGTTCCGGCTGTCGGTCGACGGCCTCACCCGGGTCCTGCGGGCGCTGGTCCTCCTCGGCCCCGTGGTGGCGTTCTGGGTCACCAAGCGGCTGTGCCTGGCCCTCCAGGCCCGCGACCGCAGACGCCTGACGGAGGGCGAGGAGGACGGACAGGTGGAGCAGAGCGTCTACGGCGGCTTCGGTGAGGGCCACCAGGCGCTCTCCCCCGAGGAGAGCTACCGCCTGATGGTGCGGGAGGCGCCCGCACCGCTGCCGGCCCCCGAGGGCCCGGCGCCCCGCCGTGTCCGGCTCCGGACGGCGCTGAGCTCCTGGTACTACCGCGACCGGCTGGAGATGCCCGTCACGCCCGAGCAGCGGGACCAGATCGCGGGCCGGCTGGCCGCCCCGGCGGTCGAGCCCGCGGAGCCCGCCACGGAGACCGAGGGGACGTGA
- the iscX gene encoding Fe-S cluster assembly protein IscX gives MGWTDIEQIAAGLARKHPGTDPLAVTLTDVRDRVAALSGFTDDPTRCNARILESIQLAWSDRTT, from the coding sequence ATGGGATGGACCGACATCGAGCAGATCGCGGCGGGGCTCGCGCGCAAGCACCCGGGCACCGACCCCCTCGCCGTCACCCTCACGGACGTCCGCGACCGCGTCGCGGCACTGAGCGGCTTCACCGACGACCCCACGCGGTGCAACGCGCGCATCCTCGAATCGATACAACTGGCCTGGAGCGACAGAACGACCTGA
- a CDS encoding terpene synthase family protein yields the protein MANPFELPRFYMPYPARLNPHLERARTHSKAWARDMRMVEGSGIWDESDFDSHDYALLCAYTHPDASGPELDLVTDWYVWVFFFDDDFLEKFKRTGDTRGAREYLDRLYAFMPLDAGEPSPEPANQVEAGLADLWARTVPGMSEGWRRRFRESTWNLLEESMWELSNINEGRVANPVEYIEMRRKVGGAPWSANLIEHAAGAEVPDAVAASRPLCVLRDTFADGVHLRNDLFSYQREIEAEGELSNAVLVFERFLDCDTQQAADAVNDLLTTRLQQFEHTALTEVGPLLQEHGLDPTAYADVFAYVKGLQDWQSGGHEWHMRSSRYMKESSGHASSPVAGALLGGPLGLGTSAARLVPSILASLPARARSFTHVPFQRVGHLPLPDFHMPYETRLNPHLAATRRHNVDWSQRTGILTPSPADPLAGFWNEEKLRDYDLGLCAAGINPDATVAELDLGTDWLTWGTYGDDVYPALFGRARDLASAKACNERLRLFMPLEGEPGVPALNCMERGLADVWSRTVAPMPPEARRALRQSIEDMLDSWLWELDNQALNRIPEPVDYIEMRRKTFGSDLTMSLARLRHGKSLPPEVLRSRPVQAMEHAASDYAMLMNDVFSYQKEIQFEGEVHNAVLVVQNFFDCGRDQALKIVNDLMTSRMREFEHVLAVQLPALCAEFGLDAEARATLDGYAQELKHWMPAILTWHDGCRRYREEDLLRHHTVPAVPAPAAAPVPGGPTGLGTSGVRIAELLSLR from the coding sequence ATGGCGAACCCGTTCGAGCTGCCCCGCTTCTACATGCCGTACCCGGCCCGCCTGAACCCCCATCTGGAACGTGCCCGGACGCATTCCAAGGCGTGGGCCCGGGACATGCGGATGGTGGAGGGTTCGGGCATCTGGGACGAGTCCGACTTCGACTCGCACGACTACGCCCTGCTGTGCGCCTACACCCACCCCGACGCCTCCGGTCCCGAGCTGGACCTGGTCACCGACTGGTACGTGTGGGTGTTCTTCTTCGACGACGACTTCCTGGAGAAGTTCAAGCGCACCGGGGACACCCGGGGCGCGCGGGAGTACCTCGACAGGCTCTACGCCTTCATGCCGCTGGACGCCGGCGAGCCCTCCCCCGAGCCGGCCAACCAGGTGGAGGCGGGCCTCGCCGACCTGTGGGCCCGTACGGTCCCGGGGATGTCCGAGGGGTGGCGCCGGCGCTTCCGCGAGAGCACCTGGAACCTGCTCGAGGAATCGATGTGGGAGCTGTCCAACATCAACGAGGGCAGGGTCGCCAACCCCGTCGAATACATCGAGATGCGCCGCAAGGTGGGCGGCGCCCCCTGGTCGGCCAACCTGATCGAGCACGCCGCGGGCGCCGAGGTCCCCGACGCCGTGGCGGCCAGCCGGCCCCTGTGCGTGCTGAGGGACACCTTCGCCGACGGCGTGCACCTGCGCAACGACCTCTTCTCGTACCAGCGGGAGATCGAGGCGGAGGGCGAGCTGTCCAACGCCGTCCTCGTCTTCGAACGCTTCCTGGACTGCGACACCCAGCAGGCCGCGGACGCCGTCAACGACCTGCTCACCACCCGGCTCCAGCAGTTCGAGCACACCGCCCTCACCGAGGTGGGGCCCCTGCTCCAGGAGCACGGTCTGGACCCCACGGCGTACGCCGACGTCTTCGCCTACGTCAAGGGACTCCAGGACTGGCAGTCCGGCGGCCACGAATGGCACATGCGCTCCAGCCGGTACATGAAGGAGTCCTCCGGCCACGCCTCCTCGCCGGTCGCCGGCGCGCTGCTGGGCGGTCCCCTCGGGCTCGGCACCTCGGCGGCCCGTCTCGTGCCCTCGATCCTGGCCTCCCTGCCCGCACGGGCGCGCAGCTTCACCCACGTCCCGTTCCAGCGGGTGGGGCACCTGCCCCTGCCCGACTTCCACATGCCGTACGAGACCCGGCTCAACCCCCACCTGGCCGCGACCCGGCGGCACAACGTCGACTGGTCGCAGCGGACGGGCATCCTGACTCCCTCGCCCGCCGACCCGCTCGCCGGGTTCTGGAACGAGGAGAAACTCAGGGACTACGACCTCGGGCTGTGCGCCGCCGGCATCAACCCCGACGCGACCGTGGCGGAACTGGACCTGGGGACGGACTGGCTCACCTGGGGCACCTACGGCGACGACGTCTACCCCGCGCTCTTCGGCCGGGCCCGCGACCTGGCCTCGGCCAAGGCGTGCAACGAACGGCTGCGGCTGTTCATGCCCCTGGAGGGCGAGCCCGGCGTCCCCGCGCTGAACTGCATGGAGCGCGGGCTCGCCGACGTCTGGTCGCGCACGGTGGCGCCGATGCCCCCCGAGGCGCGCCGTGCCCTGCGGCAGTCGATCGAGGACATGCTGGACAGCTGGCTGTGGGAGCTGGACAACCAGGCGCTCAACCGGATCCCCGAGCCCGTCGACTACATCGAGATGCGGCGCAAGACCTTCGGCTCGGACCTCACCATGTCCCTCGCCCGGCTGCGGCACGGCAAGTCGCTTCCGCCCGAGGTGCTGCGCTCCCGGCCGGTCCAGGCCATGGAGCACGCGGCCTCGGACTACGCCATGCTCATGAACGACGTCTTCTCCTACCAGAAGGAGATCCAGTTCGAGGGCGAGGTCCACAACGCCGTCCTTGTCGTCCAGAACTTCTTCGACTGCGGCCGCGACCAGGCCCTGAAGATCGTCAACGACCTGATGACGTCGCGGATGAGGGAGTTCGAGCACGTGCTGGCCGTGCAGCTGCCCGCGTTGTGCGCGGAGTTCGGCCTGGACGCGGAGGCCCGGGCCACCCTGGACGGCTACGCCCAGGAGCTGAAGCACTGGATGCCCGCCATCCTCACCTGGCACGACGGCTGCCGCCGCTACCGGGAGGAGGACCTGCTGCGGCACCACACGGTGCCGGCGGTGCCCGCCCCGGCCGCCGCGCCGGTGCCGGGCGGGCCCACCGGCCTCGGGACCTCGGGGGTCCGGATCGCGGAGCTGCTCAGCTTGCGGTGA
- a CDS encoding ABC transporter ATP-binding protein has translation MTEPTTPLAEARGLAIRLPGGPVLLPPTDLTLAPGTVTALTGPSGSGKTTLLRALAGALPPRAEVAAGTLTVLGHDVLRLPAAELRALRRHRIAHVGQDPASALNPRMRVRRIVTELAGTADAGTAARLLAECRLDPRDGLLERRPGALSGGQQRRVALARALARAPEVLLLDEPTAGLDHRLRDEIADLLRELATARHIGVLLTCHDPGLVDRCADHAVALTSPHHPAPRAATPEPAAPAIRAATAPSSTAPRSGGLTARGLRVTFDRRRTGRPALADVDFTAPAGTTTALIGASGSGKTTLLRVLAGLRRPDGGTLTLAGAPLPTVNRKRTGEQRRGIQLVPQNPLGCLNPARTVGAIVARPLTLHRTVPAAAVPGRVARLLEDVGLSADHAHRRPAELSGGQRQRVALARALAPGPEVLLCDEITSALDPDTAHSVMRLLARIQAAHGLTVVLVSHELHLVAAYADTVHLLDGGRVTHHGPTADVLDAALPGRR, from the coding sequence ATGACCGAGCCCACCACCCCCCTCGCCGAGGCCCGGGGCCTCGCGATCCGTCTCCCCGGGGGGCCCGTGCTGCTCCCGCCCACCGACCTCACTCTCGCCCCCGGCACGGTCACCGCCCTCACCGGCCCCTCCGGCTCCGGCAAGACCACCCTCCTGCGCGCCCTCGCCGGCGCCCTGCCGCCCCGCGCCGAAGTGGCGGCCGGCACCCTGACCGTGCTCGGCCACGACGTCCTCCGCCTGCCCGCCGCCGAACTGCGCGCGCTGCGCCGCCACCGCATCGCCCATGTGGGACAGGACCCCGCCTCGGCCCTCAACCCCCGCATGCGCGTGCGCCGCATCGTCACCGAACTGGCCGGCACGGCCGACGCCGGCACCGCCGCCCGCCTGCTCGCCGAATGCCGGCTGGACCCCCGGGACGGCCTGCTCGAACGCCGCCCCGGCGCCCTATCCGGCGGCCAGCAACGCCGGGTCGCGCTCGCCCGCGCCCTCGCCCGGGCCCCCGAGGTCCTCCTCCTCGACGAGCCCACCGCCGGCCTCGACCACCGCCTGCGTGACGAGATCGCCGACCTGCTGCGGGAGCTCGCCACCGCACGGCATATCGGCGTCCTGCTCACCTGCCACGACCCCGGACTCGTCGACCGCTGCGCCGACCACGCCGTCGCCCTGACGTCCCCTCACCATCCGGCGCCCCGGGCCGCCACGCCCGAACCGGCCGCCCCTGCGATACGGGCAGCCACGGCCCCTTCTTCCACGGCCCCGCGCTCCGGGGGGCTCACCGCACGCGGCCTCCGCGTCACCTTCGACCGCCGCCGCACCGGGCGTCCCGCCCTGGCGGATGTCGACTTCACCGCGCCGGCCGGCACCACCACGGCCCTCATCGGTGCCTCGGGCTCAGGCAAGACCACCCTGCTGCGCGTCCTGGCCGGACTCCGCCGGCCCGACGGCGGCACCCTCACCCTCGCCGGCGCCCCGCTGCCCACCGTGAACCGCAAGCGCACCGGGGAGCAGCGCCGCGGCATCCAGCTCGTACCGCAGAACCCCCTCGGCTGCCTCAACCCGGCCCGCACCGTGGGCGCGATCGTGGCCCGGCCCCTGACCCTGCACCGCACCGTGCCCGCCGCCGCCGTGCCCGGCCGGGTGGCCCGGCTGCTGGAGGACGTCGGGCTGTCGGCCGACCACGCCCACCGCCGTCCCGCCGAGCTCTCGGGAGGCCAGCGTCAGCGCGTGGCCCTCGCCCGGGCCCTTGCGCCCGGGCCGGAGGTCCTGCTGTGCGACGAGATCACCTCCGCCCTGGACCCGGACACCGCGCACTCCGTGATGCGCCTGCTGGCCCGGATCCAGGCCGCGCACGGGCTGACCGTCGTCCTGGTCAGCCACGAACTGCACCTCGTCGCCGCCTACGCCGACACCGTCCACCTGCTCGACGGGGGCCGCGTCACCCACCACGGCCCCACGGCCGACGTCCTCGACGCCGCGCTCCCGGGCCGCCGATGA
- a CDS encoding ABC transporter permease produces MTAAAASPPGSPHPPRPDPRRALRALPALLLTTLALAGPLLAPHSVDTPVTAPYAPPGGAALLGGDQLGRDVLSRLLHGGSALAASALLVAVVVTAVAAVIGCFAVLSRRLGGLVERTADVAILLPAVLGVMLLAMAWPGGGRWTVVLAAVVLGVPYAVRVVAGAAAPLATAGFVEAAAAGGEHLTHLALREILPNLRAVVAVLFGLRFVEAVYVVSMAGFLQIGPQPPAADWALMIRENAGGILLNPWAVVAPSITIGLLAISVNLATTARPAAGARRGRPDVSTP; encoded by the coding sequence ATGACCGCGGCCGCAGCATCGCCCCCCGGCTCCCCCCACCCGCCCCGCCCGGACCCGCGCCGCGCCCTGCGCGCCCTGCCCGCCCTCCTGCTGACCACCCTCGCGCTGGCCGGACCGCTCCTGGCGCCGCACTCCGTCGACACCCCCGTCACCGCCCCCTACGCCCCGCCCGGCGGTGCAGCACTCCTGGGCGGCGACCAGTTGGGCCGCGACGTGCTCAGCCGGCTGCTGCACGGCGGGAGCGCGCTGGCCGCCAGCGCCCTCCTCGTCGCCGTGGTCGTCACCGCCGTCGCCGCCGTCATCGGCTGCTTCGCCGTCCTCAGCCGCCGCCTCGGCGGCCTCGTCGAACGCACCGCGGACGTCGCCATCCTGCTGCCGGCCGTCCTGGGCGTGATGCTGCTGGCCATGGCCTGGCCCGGCGGCGGCCGCTGGACCGTCGTCCTCGCCGCCGTCGTCCTGGGCGTGCCCTACGCCGTCCGCGTCGTCGCCGGCGCCGCCGCCCCCCTCGCCACGGCCGGATTCGTCGAGGCCGCCGCGGCGGGCGGCGAACACCTGACCCACCTGGCCCTGCGCGAGATCCTGCCCAACCTGCGCGCCGTCGTCGCGGTCCTCTTCGGACTGCGCTTCGTGGAGGCGGTCTACGTCGTCTCCATGGCAGGGTTCCTCCAGATCGGCCCCCAGCCGCCCGCCGCCGACTGGGCCCTGATGATCCGGGAGAACGCCGGCGGCATCCTCCTCAACCCCTGGGCCGTCGTCGCCCCCAGCATCACCATCGGCCTCCTCGCCATCAGCGTCAACCTCGCCACCACGGCCCGGCCGGCAGCCGGTGCCCGTCGCGGCCGCCCGGACGTGAGCACACCATGA